In Cloacibacterium caeni, a single window of DNA contains:
- a CDS encoding efflux RND transporter periplasmic adaptor subunit — MFLAALFTVSLTACGDSQKKESEDGHNHEHKTEAKADTGHGHEHGAEEGAATVAALTPQQIEAVGIKYGVVEMKELTATIKANGILSLPNSSKANATSLYGGVIKSINVQIGDYVRKGQVIATIANPQFIQLQEEYLTINSKITFAEQEMQRQKELNTGNAGALKNLQNATAELNALRTRKASLHQQIQLMGINPNSVSNSSLKSSLIVTSPISGAISNVYGKIGSYVDVSSPVAEIVDNSSLHLHLNVFEKDLPLLKTGQTIHFTLTNNPVNEHDAVIYGIGSAFENDSKTIPIHARVKGNVKGLIDGMNITAIVSLNNVLSPSVPNDAVVDADGKKYIFVITNKKPQAAGEEDGHGHDHGDEKTAHKEEAAGTVNFEKIEVVTGVTEMGYTSITPVTEIPKDARIVTKGAFFINAKLSGGGGHAHAH, encoded by the coding sequence ATGTTTTTAGCAGCACTCTTTACAGTTTCCCTGACCGCCTGTGGAGATAGTCAAAAAAAGGAAAGCGAAGACGGTCATAACCACGAGCACAAAACGGAAGCAAAAGCCGATACAGGGCACGGACACGAGCACGGAGCCGAAGAGGGCGCTGCCACCGTTGCGGCACTTACGCCCCAACAGATTGAAGCTGTAGGTATCAAATACGGTGTGGTGGAAATGAAAGAACTAACCGCCACTATTAAAGCGAACGGTATTTTGAGTTTGCCCAACAGTAGCAAGGCAAATGCTACCTCTTTATACGGTGGCGTGATAAAATCTATTAATGTACAGATTGGCGACTATGTACGCAAAGGACAGGTTATTGCCACCATTGCCAACCCGCAGTTTATCCAGTTGCAGGAAGAATACCTGACCATCAACAGTAAAATAACTTTTGCCGAACAGGAAATGCAAAGACAAAAAGAACTGAACACCGGCAATGCCGGGGCATTGAAAAACCTGCAAAATGCCACCGCCGAACTCAATGCGTTAAGAACCCGCAAAGCCTCTTTGCATCAACAAATACAGCTAATGGGCATCAATCCAAATTCAGTCAGCAACAGTTCACTTAAATCCTCACTGATAGTTACAAGCCCCATTAGCGGAGCCATTAGCAATGTGTACGGCAAAATCGGCAGCTATGTAGATGTTTCTTCGCCTGTGGCTGAAATTGTAGATAACAGTTCCCTGCATTTGCATTTGAATGTATTTGAAAAAGATTTGCCCTTGCTGAAAACCGGGCAGACCATACATTTTACCCTGACCAATAATCCGGTAAACGAGCACGATGCCGTGATATACGGTATTGGTTCGGCGTTTGAAAACGACAGCAAAACCATTCCCATACACGCCCGTGTAAAAGGCAATGTAAAGGGACTGATTGACGGGATGAACATTACGGCGATTGTGAGCCTCAACAATGTGCTTTCCCCGTCAGTTCCAAATGATGCGGTGGTAGATGCGGACGGTAAGAAATACATCTTTGTCATTACCAACAAAAAGCCGCAGGCAGCCGGAGAAGAAGACGGACACGGGCACGACCACGGCGATGAAAAGACAGCGCATAAAGAGGAAGCGGCAGGCACGGTAAATTTTGAAAAAATTGAAGTGGTTACAGGTGTTACAGAAATGGGTTATACGAGCATTACTCCAGTAACGGAAATTCCCAAAGATGCAAGGATAGTTACCAAAGGTGCGTTTTTCATCAATGCGAAATTATCAGGTGGTGGCGGTCACGCTCACGCACACTAA
- the hppD gene encoding 4-hydroxyphenylpyruvate dioxygenase — MTNDLKNVEYGLDKIFEGAQDFLPILGTDYVEFYVGNAKQAAHYYKSAFGFQSLAYAGLETGLQDRASYVVKQDKVRLVLTTGMRSNSEINGHVKKHGDGIKVVGLWVEDARKAFEETTKRGAKAYMEPTVTTDENGEVVQSGIYAYGETIFMFTERKNYNGIFMPGYEQWETEYNPAPAGLKYIDHMVGNVDWNQMDTWVKWFEDVMGFENFLSFDDKQVSTEYSALMSKVMANGNGRIKFPINEPAEGKKKSQIEEYLEFYEGEGVQHIAVTTDDIVKTVNDLKSRGVEFLSRPPQAYYDAIPERLKAHMHRFKEDIKELQELGILIDADEEGYLLQIFTKPVEDRPTFFFEVIQRMGARGFGAGNFKALFQSIEREQERRGTL, encoded by the coding sequence ATGACAAACGATTTAAAGAACGTCGAATATGGCTTGGATAAGATATTCGAGGGCGCACAAGATTTTTTACCGATTTTAGGAACAGACTACGTGGAATTTTATGTAGGCAATGCGAAACAGGCTGCTCACTATTACAAATCAGCTTTCGGGTTTCAGTCGTTGGCGTATGCCGGACTGGAAACAGGCTTACAGGACAGGGCTTCTTACGTGGTAAAGCAGGACAAAGTGAGACTGGTATTAACGACCGGGATGCGCTCTAATTCCGAAATTAACGGACACGTAAAGAAGCACGGCGACGGCATCAAAGTAGTGGGTCTTTGGGTAGAAGATGCCCGCAAAGCCTTTGAAGAAACCACGAAAAGAGGTGCTAAAGCCTATATGGAACCAACTGTAACTACCGATGAAAACGGCGAAGTGGTACAATCGGGCATTTATGCGTATGGCGAAACGATTTTTATGTTTACCGAACGCAAAAACTACAACGGTATATTTATGCCGGGCTATGAGCAATGGGAAACCGAATATAACCCTGCGCCTGCGGGACTAAAATATATTGACCATATGGTGGGCAATGTGGACTGGAACCAAATGGACACCTGGGTAAAATGGTTTGAGGATGTAATGGGATTTGAGAACTTCCTGTCATTCGATGATAAGCAGGTTTCTACCGAATATTCTGCCCTGATGTCTAAAGTAATGGCAAACGGTAACGGCAGAATTAAATTCCCGATAAACGAACCCGCAGAGGGCAAAAAGAAATCACAGATTGAAGAGTACCTTGAATTTTACGAGGGCGAGGGCGTTCAGCATATTGCCGTAACTACGGATGATATTGTAAAGACCGTAAACGACCTGAAATCAAGAGGGGTTGAATTTCTGTCAAGACCGCCACAAGCGTATTATGATGCCATTCCTGAACGCTTAAAAGCGCATATGCACCGCTTTAAAGAAGATATCAAGGAATTGCAGGAGTTGGGTATTCTGATTGATGCGGACGAAGAGGGCTATTTGTTACAAATCTTTACCAAACCAGTTGAAGACCGTCCTACATTTTTCTTTGAGGTTATTCAAAGAATGGGTGCAAGAGGTTTCGGCGCAGGAAACTTTAAGGCATTGTTCCAATCTATCGAAAGAGAGCAAGAACGCAGAGGAACATTATAA
- a CDS encoding universal stress protein, with protein MAYTTLYPLFSRKAFCEITPHDKPEPLQLQPFVPYRNIALTVDFKTLDHKVINHAITQGGKDSRYTLIHIVESVASASHFHDSTDEETVKDREFLEEYAKQLQDNGYFADAKLGFGRTANAIAEIVNQSGAELVVMGAHGHKGLKDLLYGATINQVRHLVNVPVLVIPKENTEIVKI; from the coding sequence ATGGCATATACTACGTTGTACCCATTATTCAGTAGAAAAGCCTTTTGTGAAATAACACCGCACGACAAGCCGGAGCCTTTGCAGCTACAACCATTCGTGCCATACCGGAATATTGCGCTTACTGTGGATTTTAAGACCCTTGACCACAAGGTTATCAACCACGCCATTACGCAGGGCGGTAAAGACAGCAGGTACACGCTCATTCATATCGTGGAGAGTGTGGCATCCGCATCGCACTTTCACGACAGTACCGACGAGGAAACTGTAAAAGACAGGGAGTTTTTGGAGGAATACGCAAAGCAGTTACAGGACAACGGATATTTTGCTGATGCAAAACTAGGCTTTGGAAGGACTGCCAATGCCATTGCCGAAATCGTCAATCAGTCCGGTGCTGAACTGGTGGTAATGGGTGCACACGGGCATAAGGGATTGAAAGATTTGTTGTACGGCGCAACCATAAATCAGGTAAGGCATTTGGTAAATGTACCTGTGCTGGTTATCCCTAAAGAAAACACTGAAATAGTAAAAATTTAA
- a CDS encoding multicopper oxidase family protein, giving the protein MDNQKFLYKKLLPLTLLAIFISQVSIAQKVVHYDLYVKDTLVNYAGKEKRAIAVNGQIPMPTLEFTEGDTAEIVVHNQLKESTSLHWHGLFLPNKEDGVPFLTQMPIEPGATYTYRFPIIQNGTHWYHSHSGLQEQIGMYGSFIMRKRADDKTFRKGIDDLPEIPIMLSEWTNLKPENVHRMLHAASDWFAIRKGATQSYAEAIRSGKFKTKLNNEWKRMLAMDVSDVYYDRVMMNGNHHTDLKSIDGKPLKAGDKVRLRISNGGASSYFWLRYAGGKITVVASDGNDVEPVEVDRLIIAVSETYDVVVTIPEDGKAFEFMATTEDRTQSTSYFIGNGTKQLVGEMPRLKYFEGMQMMNDMMKMNGDLEDMGMNMSLNQMDMNVVMYPEITGEEKSKKNKGTAPSMEHHGDHKMNSDEDPNRYNANALSDIKTLNYAMLKSPHNTTLPADAPVKELKFTLTGNMNRYVWSMDNKVLAETDKIPVKKGEVLRITIYNNSMMRHPIHLHGFDFRVLNEHGENAPMKNIIDIMPMETDTIEFLANTEGDWFFHCHILYHMMAGMNRVFAVDDYKNPYLPNKEKAYKMLQRESNMPHLMAQSDFATNGIDGEAMLMNARYSLGTEWRLGYNDMHGYEVETHLGRYIGKMQWLMPFVGFDWRYRRMGMDEHEKNLFGQVNKKDNRAAVSLGVMYTLPMLVNVQAEVYHDGIFRVSLMREDIPISRRLRAGFMVNTDLEYMADLRYILTRHIGIRAHYDSDMGFGAGLSLNY; this is encoded by the coding sequence ATGGATAATCAAAAATTTCTTTACAAAAAGCTGTTGCCGCTAACCCTGTTGGCAATCTTTATATCACAAGTCAGCATTGCACAAAAGGTAGTTCATTACGACCTGTATGTAAAAGATACGCTTGTAAATTATGCGGGCAAGGAAAAGAGGGCAATTGCTGTAAACGGGCAAATCCCGATGCCCACGCTTGAATTTACAGAGGGCGACACGGCAGAAATCGTAGTGCATAACCAGTTAAAAGAAAGTACATCCCTGCACTGGCACGGCTTGTTCCTGCCGAATAAGGAAGACGGCGTACCTTTCTTAACGCAAATGCCGATTGAGCCGGGCGCAACTTATACTTACCGATTTCCGATTATTCAGAACGGAACGCATTGGTATCACTCACATTCGGGATTGCAGGAACAGATTGGAATGTACGGCAGCTTTATAATGCGCAAAAGGGCTGATGATAAAACATTTAGGAAAGGAATTGACGATTTACCGGAAATTCCCATAATGCTAAGCGAATGGACGAACCTGAAGCCCGAAAATGTACACCGTATGCTGCACGCAGCAAGCGACTGGTTTGCGATAAGGAAAGGCGCAACACAAAGCTACGCCGAAGCCATTAGAAGCGGAAAATTCAAAACCAAGCTGAACAACGAATGGAAGCGTATGTTGGCAATGGACGTGAGCGATGTGTATTACGACCGTGTAATGATGAACGGTAATCATCATACCGATTTAAAAAGCATTGACGGCAAGCCCTTAAAAGCAGGCGATAAAGTACGTTTACGCATTTCCAATGGGGGTGCATCGTCTTACTTTTGGCTGCGCTATGCAGGCGGTAAAATTACCGTAGTGGCGAGTGATGGCAACGATGTGGAGCCTGTGGAAGTGGACAGGCTGATTATTGCTGTATCGGAAACTTACGATGTGGTTGTTACCATTCCCGAGGACGGCAAAGCCTTTGAATTTATGGCAACCACCGAAGACCGTACCCAATCCACAAGCTATTTTATTGGCAACGGTACAAAACAATTGGTCGGGGAAATGCCACGCCTGAAATATTTTGAGGGTATGCAAATGATGAACGATATGATGAAGATGAACGGCGACCTGGAAGATATGGGAATGAATATGAGCCTGAACCAAATGGATATGAACGTAGTGATGTACCCGGAGATTACAGGCGAGGAAAAGAGCAAAAAAAACAAGGGTACAGCACCGTCTATGGAGCATCACGGCGACCATAAGATGAATAGCGACGAAGACCCCAACCGTTATAATGCTAATGCGTTGAGCGACATTAAAACGCTCAATTACGCAATGTTGAAATCGCCGCATAATACCACGCTTCCGGCTGATGCCCCGGTTAAGGAACTGAAATTTACCTTAACGGGAAATATGAACCGTTACGTTTGGAGTATGGATAACAAGGTTTTGGCAGAAACAGATAAGATACCTGTTAAAAAAGGCGAAGTATTGAGGATTACGATTTATAATAACTCAATGATGCGCCACCCGATACACCTGCACGGTTTTGATTTCAGGGTGCTGAATGAGCACGGCGAAAATGCACCGATGAAAAACATCATCGACATTATGCCGATGGAAACCGATACGATAGAGTTCCTTGCGAATACCGAGGGTGATTGGTTTTTCCATTGTCATATCCTGTATCATATGATGGCAGGTATGAATAGGGTTTTCGCTGTGGATGATTACAAAAATCCGTATTTACCCAATAAGGAAAAAGCATATAAAATGTTGCAGCGTGAAAGCAATATGCCACATTTGATGGCTCAAAGTGATTTTGCGACCAATGGTATTGACGGAGAAGCAATGTTGATGAACGCCCGTTACAGTTTGGGTACGGAATGGCGTTTAGGCTATAATGATATGCACGGCTATGAAGTGGAAACGCATTTGGGACGTTACATTGGTAAAATGCAATGGCTGATGCCTTTTGTCGGTTTCGATTGGCGATACCGCAGAATGGGAATGGACGAGCACGAGAAAAACCTCTTCGGACAGGTTAATAAAAAAGACAACCGAGCTGCTGTGAGCTTAGGGGTAATGTACACCTTGCCGATGTTGGTCAACGTACAGGCAGAAGTTTACCACGACGGTATTTTCAGGGTATCATTGATGCGGGAGGATATACCTATCTCCAGACGGTTAAGAGCCGGGTTTATGGTCAATACCGATTTGGAATATATGGCAGACCTGCGGTACATTTTGACGAGGCATATCGGTATCAGGGCGCACTATGATAGTGATATGGGCTTTGGTGCAGGACTTTCGCTCAATTACTAA
- a CDS encoding OsmC family peroxiredoxin, whose product MKAKITAKWQGNFKNGNGNFDASHSTIGRSVFKHNKAEGETTATNPEELMAAAHAACYTMTLNYILTSNGIEAEKIETSCTITATSFDITNSDLVLDAEIPGLTNEDFLKYAEQSKAMCPVGKAYNLEISLTATLN is encoded by the coding sequence ATGAAAGCAAAAATCACAGCTAAATGGCAAGGTAATTTTAAAAACGGAAATGGAAATTTTGATGCATCGCATTCTACTATTGGTAGAAGTGTTTTTAAACACAATAAAGCAGAAGGAGAAACTACTGCTACTAATCCGGAAGAATTAATGGCGGCAGCGCACGCAGCTTGTTACACAATGACATTAAATTATATCCTCACGAGCAACGGTATAGAGGCAGAGAAAATTGAAACATCCTGTACTATAACCGCAACAAGCTTCGATATTACTAATTCCGATTTGGTACTGGATGCAGAAATACCTGGTTTAACCAATGAAGATTTTTTAAAATACGCTGAACAGTCAAAAGCAATGTGTCCTGTAGGAAAAGCATATAATTTAGAAATTTCATTAACTGCCACCTTAAATTAA
- a CDS encoding heavy metal translocating P-type ATPase encodes MSKICCSTDDSLNLVNKKEHKHKYDTQGNQLCCLKTEKIYKNAGASDLLKDANHSDDGHGHTGGKSCSKADTKHCDDDHNHIEKSGRNHDHHGHNHDHHGHSHGDDHDHSHDIEGKTPFQLFMPAGISLALLLVAIGFDNYFTQNWFTGWVRIAWYVIAYLPVGLPVIKEAIESIRYKDFFSEFFLMAIATIGAFALGEYPEAVAVMLFYSVGEVFQTIAVSRAKGNIKALLDQRPDEVTVIRAGKPIVVKAEDAYIGDVIQLKPGEKLGLDGELISETASFNTAALTGESKPDTKSKGEAVLAGMINLNTVSQIKVTTDYSDSKLSRILELVQDATSQKAPTELFIRKFSKIYTPIVVYLSIAITLLPALFVDNYVFSEWLYRALVFLVISCPCALVISIPLGYFGGIGAASRNGILLKGSNFLDILAKVENVVMDKTGTLTEGVFKVQEVFIKPEFNKDEILNLVNVLESQSTHPVATAIHNYWGEVDADVNLANVEEIAGHGLKATVNGKELLVGNFKLLDKFNISHDADTANIVYTVIAIAYDRKFVGYLTISDSIKVDAKAAIENLRKMGVKTTMLSGDKNTVVQFVSGQLGIDSAYGDLLPEDKVNKVKEIKSRNGSVAFVGDGVNDAPVIALSDAGIAMGGLGSDAAIETADVVIQDDMPSKIPMAINIGKQTKKIVFQNIALAFGVKAIVLILGAGGLATMWEAVFADVGVALLAILNAVRIQRMKF; translated from the coding sequence ATGTCAAAAATATGTTGTAGTACAGACGATAGTCTGAACCTGGTAAATAAAAAAGAGCATAAACATAAATATGATACACAGGGAAATCAACTATGCTGTTTGAAAACAGAAAAGATTTATAAAAATGCAGGTGCATCAGATTTGCTGAAAGATGCTAATCATTCCGATGACGGACACGGACACACTGGCGGCAAAAGTTGCAGTAAAGCCGATACTAAACATTGTGATGATGACCACAACCATATAGAAAAAAGCGGACGCAATCACGACCACCACGGACACAATCACGATCACCACGGGCACAGCCACGGTGATGACCACGACCACAGTCACGACATAGAGGGCAAAACGCCATTTCAGTTATTTATGCCTGCGGGTATATCTTTAGCTTTATTACTTGTTGCTATCGGTTTTGATAATTACTTTACTCAAAACTGGTTCACTGGTTGGGTTAGAATTGCCTGGTACGTTATCGCTTATTTACCTGTCGGATTGCCAGTAATCAAAGAAGCTATTGAAAGTATCCGATACAAAGACTTTTTTTCAGAATTTTTCTTGATGGCGATTGCGACAATCGGTGCATTTGCACTTGGCGAATATCCTGAAGCAGTAGCTGTAATGCTGTTCTACTCCGTAGGTGAAGTATTTCAGACTATTGCGGTATCAAGAGCAAAAGGTAATATTAAAGCCCTATTAGACCAACGCCCTGATGAGGTAACGGTTATCAGAGCAGGTAAGCCTATTGTTGTAAAAGCTGAAGATGCTTACATAGGCGATGTTATTCAGTTAAAGCCGGGCGAAAAATTGGGATTGGACGGCGAGTTGATTTCAGAAACCGCCTCTTTCAATACAGCAGCCCTTACAGGAGAAAGCAAACCTGATACAAAAAGTAAAGGCGAAGCTGTATTGGCAGGTATGATTAACCTCAACACTGTAAGCCAAATAAAGGTAACAACCGATTATTCGGATAGTAAGTTAAGCAGAATTTTGGAACTGGTTCAGGATGCCACATCGCAAAAAGCACCAACCGAGTTGTTTATCCGTAAATTTTCCAAAATTTATACGCCGATAGTCGTATATCTGTCTATTGCTATTACCTTACTTCCCGCACTTTTCGTAGATAATTATGTATTCAGTGAATGGTTGTATAGAGCATTGGTATTCCTGGTTATCTCTTGTCCTTGCGCTTTGGTAATCTCCATCCCTCTGGGTTATTTTGGTGGTATTGGGGCAGCAAGTCGAAACGGTATCCTGCTTAAAGGGTCTAATTTCCTTGATATTCTTGCCAAAGTAGAAAATGTAGTGATGGATAAAACGGGAACCCTCACCGAAGGTGTTTTCAAAGTCCAGGAAGTCTTTATCAAACCAGAATTCAATAAAGACGAAATACTCAACCTCGTCAACGTATTGGAAAGTCAAAGTACACACCCTGTTGCAACCGCAATCCACAATTATTGGGGAGAGGTAGATGCCGACGTAAATTTAGCAAATGTTGAAGAAATAGCAGGACACGGATTAAAAGCCACCGTTAACGGTAAAGAGCTTTTAGTAGGTAATTTCAAATTGCTCGATAAATTTAACATCAGCCACGATGCAGATACCGCAAACATAGTTTACACAGTAATAGCGATTGCTTATGATAGAAAGTTCGTAGGATATTTAACCATTTCGGACAGCATTAAAGTAGATGCAAAAGCAGCAATTGAAAATCTGCGTAAAATGGGTGTAAAAACCACAATGTTGAGTGGTGATAAAAATACCGTTGTTCAGTTTGTTTCGGGACAGTTGGGCATTGACAGTGCGTATGGGGATTTATTACCTGAAGACAAAGTAAATAAAGTAAAGGAAATCAAATCCCGTAATGGCAGCGTGGCGTTTGTAGGTGATGGTGTAAATGATGCTCCAGTAATTGCGTTGAGTGATGCAGGTATCGCAATGGGCGGTTTAGGAAGTGATGCTGCTATTGAAACAGCCGATGTTGTGATACAGGACGATATGCCATCCAAAATACCAATGGCTATTAATATCGGAAAACAGACTAAAAAAATCGTCTTTCAAAATATAGCATTGGCATTCGGAGTAAAAGCAATCGTGCTTATACTTGGTGCAGGAGGATTAGCAACAATGTGGGAAGCTGTATTTGCCGATGTAGGTGTAGCCTTATTAGCAATTCTTAATGCGGTGCGGATACAAAGAATGAAGTTTTAA
- a CDS encoding helix-turn-helix domain-containing protein, producing MDIATENNQDKMIGYFDFFGMPDGIVSNTVWFDENYKIVFLKEGRVNVDFVDYDFEESTLLFFSIGQQFKISKNSEGSIVYFNPNFYCIAFHDKELACDGLLFDNVFELPFIALTAHQRDIFQKILISIKEEIAVKDFWAEEMIKTYIKQVVIFATRTLAKKDYDIYHPVSFDKELARKFSQLVEQNYRTIHSVADYASMLNLTPKNLNRKIVTEKQIAPNTIIKNRIILQAKRLLVNTTLSIKEIAVYLGYEDYSYFLRFFKSQTGSSPLTFRNSM from the coding sequence ATGGATATAGCGACCGAGAACAATCAGGATAAAATGATAGGTTATTTCGATTTTTTTGGAATGCCAGATGGGATTGTAAGCAACACAGTTTGGTTTGACGAGAATTATAAAATTGTTTTCTTAAAAGAAGGACGTGTTAATGTTGATTTTGTTGACTATGATTTTGAAGAAAGTACATTGCTTTTCTTTAGTATAGGGCAACAATTCAAAATATCTAAAAATTCGGAAGGAAGCATTGTTTATTTTAACCCGAATTTCTATTGTATCGCTTTTCACGATAAAGAGCTTGCTTGTGACGGACTTCTTTTCGACAACGTTTTTGAACTTCCTTTTATAGCGCTCACCGCACATCAAAGAGACATTTTTCAAAAAATACTTATTTCTATTAAAGAGGAAATTGCGGTAAAAGATTTTTGGGCGGAAGAAATGATTAAGACCTATATCAAGCAGGTTGTTATTTTTGCTACCCGAACTCTTGCAAAAAAGGACTACGATATTTATCACCCCGTATCATTCGATAAAGAGCTGGCGAGAAAATTTAGCCAATTGGTAGAGCAAAATTATCGAACTATCCACTCCGTAGCAGATTATGCATCTATGCTCAATCTTACACCTAAAAACCTCAACCGAAAAATAGTAACAGAAAAACAGATTGCTCCAAATACAATTATCAAAAATCGAATTATCCTTCAGGCAAAAAGATTACTTGTCAATACAACGTTAAGCATTAAAGAAATCGCTGTTTATCTCGGGTACGAAGACTATTCTTATTTTCTTCGCTTTTTCAAATCACAAACGGGCTCTTCACCTCTTACATTCCGAAATTCAATGTAA
- a CDS encoding heavy-metal-associated domain-containing protein, whose product MESKNLQFKTNLNCSNCVSKVQADLDNAGGICEWNVDTTNADKILTVKAEGITEDEVVAIIKKKGFKAEPISE is encoded by the coding sequence ATGGAAAGCAAAAATCTTCAATTCAAGACAAACCTTAATTGCAGCAACTGTGTATCAAAAGTGCAGGCAGATTTAGATAACGCAGGCGGTATCTGCGAATGGAACGTTGATACGACCAACGCCGATAAAATCCTGACTGTAAAAGCAGAGGGCATTACCGAAGACGAGGTTGTCGCCATCATCAAGAAAAAAGGGTTTAAAGCTGAACCCATTTCAGAATAA
- a CDS encoding DUF3347 domain-containing protein yields MKKLIVAMTVMLFGFSAFAQNTGNLLNNYISVKNALVSSDSKAASTAISALNEAVKSEGDFAQKAELQKATDKLSKAGNNLEKQRAAFNEVSTVLWKVVKSSDKVNQPVYYQYCPMKKAYWLSKEKEIKNPYYGSSMLTCGKVTETK; encoded by the coding sequence ATGAAAAAGTTAATAGTAGCAATGACCGTAATGTTGTTTGGATTTTCTGCCTTTGCGCAAAATACAGGCAACCTGCTGAACAACTACATCAGCGTAAAAAATGCTTTGGTAAGCAGCGATAGTAAAGCGGCAAGCACCGCCATTAGCGCACTGAACGAAGCCGTTAAGAGCGAGGGCGATTTTGCACAGAAAGCAGAATTGCAGAAAGCCACCGACAAATTAAGTAAGGCAGGTAACAACCTTGAAAAGCAAAGAGCCGCTTTCAACGAAGTATCAACCGTACTGTGGAAAGTGGTAAAATCATCAGACAAAGTAAACCAACCCGTTTACTACCAATATTGCCCGATGAAAAAAGCATATTGGTTAAGCAAAGAAAAGGAGATTAAAAATCCTTACTACGGTTCTTCTATGCTTACTTGTGGTAAAGTTACCGAAACTAAATAA